AAGAGCGACGCAACTTCATTCATCATGTTCGGCTGGGCGTGCTTGTCGGCTCTGCTAGGGTTTGTATTCCTAGCCGGGGGGCCCTTTCCTCACAACGCTTGGCTCGGATTCGGCTATGTGATGATGACCATGATGCTCATGAATCTTGGTGCGATTATCTTCGTGTGGGACTCCCTGACCGGCATCTTCGGAGCGTACGCAAAGGCGATCATAGTAGCGATGGGGTCCGCAGGAATCATCGCAGCTGGCGTGTGGGCTTGGTTTTGGATACAATACTAATGACAGGACATTCGACGTAGCGAAACGATGTGATTGGTAATTAGGACAGTGAGATGCGCTTGCGGGCAATGGGACACTCGACCGCCCTCCCGCACTTTCTGAACATGTTCGCGTGTTCGGTGTGCACAGGCACCACGACCTTCGGGCCGATCCTCCGGACGATGTCGAATATCTCTTCCATGTTGGCGTGCCCTGACGCGTGCGCCTGGTGGAAATCAAGGTTGAACCGCTTAATCCAGTTCTGCAGGATCTCCTCCTGAACATCGTCCTCCTCGAACGGCTCGCTCTTGGACCTGATGAAAAGGCTTCCCGGGCTAGGGAGTATGTCTATGAGCTCGGTCAGCTGCATTATGTCAGTCTGGAAGATCAACTGCTCCTGTCGTTCGGCAACATCGTCGCAACACATCACATGGTCGTTGCGCCCCAGCATATCCTTGTAGTGCTTGTCATGGGGCAACGGCCTGGACATGCCCTGGCGGACGTAAACCAACATGTTCGGGTCCGTCATAGGGTCAGGGACCGATATTCGCCTGTCGCCCTTGAGGGATTCGAGGAGGTGGGCCACCTTTGTCGAAACCACGAACTTCCTCCCGGTCGCCTTTGCGACATCTCTGTAGGTGCGCATGCGGTCGACGTCCTTGGGGTAGAACGAGACTATCGCCAGCTTCTTGCTGCTCGTCACCAGCTTCCTGGCCTTCTCCTCCACCTCCTTCTCGGAGAGGTCTACTCTTGGATCTTTGGGGGAAACTCGGGTGCCTTCGCATATCAACGCAATCGGCTTCTCCGCGGCAGCGCGATTCACGAACTCCCTCGTCATGTCGCTCCTGGGCCCGTGGAGCCTGAGGTCCCCCGTGTAGACGACACACCCCGTCGACGTATGTACTAGGAAACCGTATGCCCCCGGGACAGAATGATCCACATGGACTGGCTCGACCTCTACAGAACCGATCCTGATCCTCGATCCAGTCCGGAAGGTCTTGAAATCATGGTCACCGAATGATATGTTGGTCCCGCCTGTCGCCTCCCACGATTGTCTGATGGCATCAGCAGCCGCTCCCAGATGGACGGGGATTCTATCATCGACGAACTTGAGGTGCATAGCATGGTCGAAGTGCATGTGAGAGATGAATATCGCATCAAACTCAGGCTTCGAATGCTTCAAGTCCGTGTGCTTGAGCCACTTCTCACCGTACAACCCTTTGATCTGGGGCATCAGGTCGAAGAAGAAGTAGTCCTTGAGCCCGGTCCTCGACTCGCGTGGCATCAGCCAGTCAACGAAGAATTCGTCCTTCATGTTGAACGGCTCGCCGAAGTCGAGGAATATCCTGGTGTCCCCGTCCTCGAGAAGGATCTTGTTGCCGCCTATGTGGTCCACCCCACCGTAGGCCGTGATATTGATCATCTTGCTACGCCTCGATCTTCCTCTCAACTGTCGCACCTCATGCGCCTGGGACGGCAATCAACCTTTTGGTCGCGGAGCGGTCGCCACAGGCAATCCCAGTTGAAGCCACGGGAACCGCGAACTCGTCTAGAGTGGCATTCCTGCGCCGGTTGCGCTCCATATCGTCGACGAGGTCGGCGATCTTCAACCACGATGGAAGGTCTCTGAGACCTTTGATCCTCTCAGCCTTCGCCCACCTGTTGTACAAACGGTCGACCAGGACGGCCTCTATTCCCGCCCTCTTCACCGGGAAGAGGTCCAGGCTTGGCATGTCTCCGACCATTACGGACTCCTCCTTCTTCAATCCGTTCTGGTAGAGATAGCGTTCGATCTGCTTCCCCTTGTCCCCGTTGAGCATGATCTTGTCGAAACAGTCTCCGATTCCGAACTTCTTCAGAAGAGCGCTCAGGATGTCCTCCGTGTTGCGCGACACCAGGCAGAGAGTGTCGACCTGGCGTCTCAGCTGATGGAGCGCCTCATAGACGCCATCGTCGAGTTCGAAGAACTCGAGCGCAGCCTCCGGAGTCGGGTCCGCCCAAAACACCCAGCGCGATCTGCCGCCCTTGGGGACATAGAGCGTCCCTTCAGCGTCCAGGAACACGTGTTTGAATTTGCGAGGCCTGCGTGCATCCCCTTGTTCCATGATTGACCGGAGCTTCAGTCCTAGTCTTCACAGGAACCCAAGACCGTATGACATCAGACGATACCATGTTGGGCAATTGAGACTAATATTAGTATGACAATCATTCTGACGGTATCACGAGAAGTAAAAGCATCCTGCGGCATACAGTACCTCGGAGAGAGATATGGTCGTAATATTCGGAACCCTCGGATATCGCCCCAAGTCGCTCATACCCACGATCAGGTCCACGCCAGACGTGCAAAAGGTCGTTTTCTACTGTGGGGCTGACCACTCTGACCCGGATGCGGTCAAGAAGGTCTCGGAGGCCCGGAAGGCCGTGGTCGACTATTGCAGGACCATGAAGATATCTGTGGACGCGGTCGACCTAGACGACCCGTTCGATTTCAAGAACATCGCGTTAAGGATAAGAGGGGATATCAGAAAACACAAGCGTGAGGGGAAGGAGATCGCGGTCTTCAACATAGCCGGAGGGACCAGGCCTACCTCCTCCGCTGCATTGCTGGTCTGCATCCTGGAAGGGATACCGACCGTATACGTCCACGATGTGACTTACGAGGAGATCCACCTGCCCCTGCTCAGGATGGAATACAACAAGGTGCTCTCAGGCGAGGAGCGGGAGATCCTGAAGGTGCTCTCGAAGAGCAAGTCAAAACCGGTGACGGAGGTCGAGCTGGCAACTCTGGTCGGCAAGCACAAGGCCACGATAAACCACCACATAAAGAATCTGGTGTCGAAGGGCGCTGTGAGGCTGGAGAGGCACCCTGATGACATGAGGAAGAAGATCGTGCGGGTGGAGGAATCGACAGAGCTGCTCCTTGGTGATGAGGATTGAGAGTCCTGGTCTCGACCTTCAGCATTGGGGACCTGGACAAGGTCCTTCTGGCCATGAAACACCTGCCATACGAGAGGCTAGTCCTGATGGGCGACAGAGACATTGAGGAATCCAGCGACTTCAACAAGATCCGAGAGCTGGAAGCGATGACCGGCCATGATGTCACGGTTGAAATCGTAGATGATGCCGACTTCATGGAGCTCGTTGAAGGTGTATCTGAGGTCCTTCAAAGACAGGCGCGCGACTCGAGCACGGGGACAAGGAACGCGGTGAGCTTGAACATAAGCGGAGGCGACAAGCTTCTGGGGGACGCCGCCCTCTTCGCCGCCTTCAGGTCCGGGGTTGACGCCTACCATTGCGATGGGAAGTTGGTCAGACTGCCAGTTGTTCATGGAGCCACGGCCGTCGACAGATTCACTCCGCTCCAGGCGAAGTTCATCGCTGGCATAGGTGAGGAATGGGTCTCGCTGGGCAAGATCATCGAGGGCATGCAGCCTGTAGGAAAGTCGGCCACCGAGCGCGTGATAAGGGAGCTGAGGAAGGCCGGTCTGCTGAGATCCGAGGTCCGCTCAGGCGAGGTGCTCCTGTCGCTCACGGATCAAGGGAGAGAAGTGCTCCGAGCCATCCGGATAGTCAAGAGGGACTGAGACCCTGTCAGCGCTCTATGTCCTCACCGCCCTCGAGGATCTGCTGCGCCAAGGCATAGATGTCCTCGAGGCCTTCACCGGTGTCGGCACTCACTGGAACGACCGTCCTGCCGGCCCCTACCGTCTCCAGGGCCTGTAGGAACTCCGCACTCACCTGGGTCTGGCTGTCGACGTTCTCATCGATTAGCGCGTTGTACAGAGCGTAGTAATCCCTGCTCCAGAGGTCTATCTTGTCGCGGTCGATCTCAGATAGTACATCCACCTTGGAGAGCAGAGACAAGGTCGGGATCTGCAGCCGGAAATGGACCGTCGCCGCGAGCATGAGCGAGGAAATGTATCCGTTCGGCGTCTTCGCGAGCGCAGGATCGAACAGATAGGCGAGCACCGCTGATTCCCCGCTCAGTTCGTCGATTATGAAGCGGCTGCTCTGCCTGAAAGTGAACAACTCCATCTGACCGGGAGTGTCTATAAGGACATAGTCGGTGTTGAAGCCTTCGACCACTTGGGCTATCTCCTTGATGTTGAGGGCCATCATGTCCGCCGCGGCCACCTGGGCGCCGTTCGGGCCGAGGCCATACTCCTCCATGACCTCTGACAACTTGATCCAGTCCCTGACATCGACATCCGGCGCATACAACAGCGTGTCCACGCCCGGATCGAGGTTCACGGTGACCCCATCGTAGCCCTGGTTCTGCAGCCACAGAAGGAACGCATTCGTCAGCGTGCTCTTGCCGCTCCCCGCGGTCCCGATAAAATACATGTGTTTTGCAGCCATTTCGAGGCTCCTTGTTGGAGTGAAAGAGCGGGCCTGAAGGGATTCGAACCCTTGGCCAACCGGTGTCTCCGACGATCCCTTTCAGAACCGAAGTAAGAGCCGGTTGCTCTACCTAGCTGAGCTACAGGCCCGCAGGTTCGCAGTATATTATGACCATTTATATAACTATCGCGGTGGCAACTAAATGACTGGATGACTGGCCAACTCCTCTTCAGACCTAGCCCAATGCTAGAAATGTGCATCGGGCAATTCAAAACACAATTATATAAGATACAATAGATGATTTATAGAAAGGGTTTGAAACGTTCATGGACCTCACTGCTCGGAGAACTCCTTCACGATGTTCTCCAACTTCTTAGACACGGTCGCGTCCAACGGGACGGGCTTGTGGGTCTTGAGTATGTTGTCCACCTTCTCCAGTGCGACCGTCATCGGATCCCTGGAGCCCTTCTTCACCCACATGTCGTACGGGTCGCTGTCCCACAGCATCGGGATCATGATTTCCCTCATGTGCTTCAGAGTGTGCACCTGGGACAGGTAGCTCCCGCCTATCCCGACCTTCTTGATCATGTCGAGCGCGATCGTCTCCTGGTTCACTTCGAACCCCTTGAAGATGGTGATCGTCATCCGCGCGATCTCGTGGTCCAGAAGCAGCTGCTCGTAGGAGAGCAGTGTGGAGCCATCAGGAACGCCGAGCCCGTTGACAACCTCTCCCCCAACCCTTGCACAGTCCATCGCCATGGTCGTGTTCTCGAGGCACGCCTGCAGTCCAGGCACCTTTGTGCCCGAGCCGAATCCACCGACGGAGTTGGGCAGCTTGCAGTACCTGGACATCTGCACAGCTCCGGAGCACAGGAGGGTGCTCTCTGGTGCTCCGCCCATATAGGAGCCAGTCCTGGGATCCATACTGGAAAGAACTGAGCCGTAGATCACAGGCGCACCGGGCGAGTGGGCCTGCATGATGCAGACGACGGCCAATGTCTCAGCATGGTTCACGACCAGGTCACCAGCAAGGGTCACGGGCCCGCTGATGCCAGCCTGGGCCATCCCCGTGATGTGGAGGGGCACGTGGTTCTCCGCCCAAACCATCGCAGCGTCCGTCGCGGTCCCGTCGAGCATCAAGGGGGACATGGTGCAGAGCATCGCTGAGATGTAGTGCCTCCTCCGGAGTTCCTCGAGTCCGCCCATGACCTCAGCGGCCATCTTGACCTGCGTCCTTGCTTCTTCCACAGTCGTTGTGGATTCAGAGAGAAGGTGCTTCTGAGTGTTCTCCATCGCCACCTTCATCCCGTGGATGACATGGACCTTCTCTGGCAAGTCGGTCACGACGACCATCGGCTCGTAGATGCTGACATATGGAAGGTAGTCACTTATCACGGTGGTCTTTCTGATGTCCTCCAGGACCGGCTTCCTTCTAGTATTGTTGGCCGAGTCCCATACGGACACGCCGCATCCGTCCGTGGTGTAGTAGCTGTGGGTTCCGTCCAGGGGCAGGTCGAATTCATTCGTCCTGCCCGCCAGAACGATCTTCTGCGGGGCCTTGCTGACTAGCGACTTGACGACGTCCTTTGGAAACTTGACGTCGGGGCTCCTGTCATCGACTATCGCCCCCGCCCTTTTAAGCGCGGCCCTGGCGTTCTTGCTGTGGACCCTGATGCCCGTAGTCTCCATGACCTCGAGGGCCGCCTCGTGTATCATTCGTTTGTCGTTCTCACTCATGGTGTCTACCGGTTTCTGTATTCTGAACCTCTGCGCGAAGTCTGTCATCTTCTTCACTTCCTCCTGATACGCATCAGGTATTGGGCGACTGTTAGATATGCAATTGGAAATGGTTTGCTACGGAACTCGCCGAGACGCTTGAGGAATGCGGCTCAGTTCCTACGTCGTTCCAGATCGTCCGTCCCAAAGCTCTTTGAGTACTCTCTGACCAAGCTGTCGATGTTCTTCCTTACCTCGGTCTCGAGGGGCTCTGGGTGATGCGTGTTCAGTAGCTCCATCATGCGTTCCTTTGCACGCTTCTTCGCGTCCTTAGAGCCCATCTCGTCCCACTTGGTCCTCGTCCACCGGTCCGACAGCTTCGGCATCAGGTGCTCCTTGCGGAACTTGACCATCGTGTCCATCTGCTTGAGATAGTTCCCCATCGGACCCACCTTGGCGATCACATCGACCGAGAGAGTGTCCTCGTTCACCTCTATCCCCTCAGCGAACCTGAGGGCGTTGGATGCAATCTCGTCATCGATGACCGATTGAACGGGTGAAAACG
This region of Candidatus Thermoplasmatota archaeon genomic DNA includes:
- a CDS encoding HAD family hydrolase; translation: MEQGDARRPRKFKHVFLDAEGTLYVPKGGRSRWVFWADPTPEAALEFFELDDGVYEALHQLRRQVDTLCLVSRNTEDILSALLKKFGIGDCFDKIMLNGDKGKQIERYLYQNGLKKEESVMVGDMPSLDLFPVKRAGIEAVLVDRLYNRWAKAERIKGLRDLPSWLKIADLVDDMERNRRRNATLDEFAVPVASTGIACGDRSATKRLIAVPGA
- a CDS encoding trimethylamine methyltransferase family protein, producing the protein MKKMTDFAQRFRIQKPVDTMSENDKRMIHEAALEVMETTGIRVHSKNARAALKRAGAIVDDRSPDVKFPKDVVKSLVSKAPQKIVLAGRTNEFDLPLDGTHSYYTTDGCGVSVWDSANNTRRKPVLEDIRKTTVISDYLPYVSIYEPMVVVTDLPEKVHVIHGMKVAMENTQKHLLSESTTTVEEARTQVKMAAEVMGGLEELRRRHYISAMLCTMSPLMLDGTATDAAMVWAENHVPLHITGMAQAGISGPVTLAGDLVVNHAETLAVVCIMQAHSPGAPVIYGSVLSSMDPRTGSYMGGAPESTLLCSGAVQMSRYCKLPNSVGGFGSGTKVPGLQACLENTTMAMDCARVGGEVVNGLGVPDGSTLLSYEQLLLDHEIARMTITIFKGFEVNQETIALDMIKKVGIGGSYLSQVHTLKHMREIMIPMLWDSDPYDMWVKKGSRDPMTVALEKVDNILKTHKPVPLDATVSKKLENIVKEFSEQ
- a CDS encoding ATP/GTP-binding protein, whose product is MAAKHMYFIGTAGSGKSTLTNAFLLWLQNQGYDGVTVNLDPGVDTLLYAPDVDVRDWIKLSEVMEEYGLGPNGAQVAAADMMALNIKEIAQVVEGFNTDYVLIDTPGQMELFTFRQSSRFIIDELSGESAVLAYLFDPALAKTPNGYISSLMLAATVHFRLQIPTLSLLSKVDVLSEIDRDKIDLWSRDYYALYNALIDENVDSQTQVSAEFLQALETVGAGRTVVPVSADTGEGLEDIYALAQQILEGGEDIER
- a CDS encoding MBL fold metallo-hydrolase; its protein translation is MRGRSRRSKMINITAYGGVDHIGGNKILLEDGDTRIFLDFGEPFNMKDEFFVDWLMPRESRTGLKDYFFFDLMPQIKGLYGEKWLKHTDLKHSKPEFDAIFISHMHFDHAMHLKFVDDRIPVHLGAAADAIRQSWEATGGTNISFGDHDFKTFRTGSRIRIGSVEVEPVHVDHSVPGAYGFLVHTSTGCVVYTGDLRLHGPRSDMTREFVNRAAAEKPIALICEGTRVSPKDPRVDLSEKEVEEKARKLVTSSKKLAIVSFYPKDVDRMRTYRDVAKATGRKFVVSTKVAHLLESLKGDRRISVPDPMTDPNMLVYVRQGMSRPLPHDKHYKDMLGRNDHVMCCDDVAERQEQLIFQTDIMQLTELIDILPSPGSLFIRSKSEPFEEDDVQEEILQNWIKRFNLDFHQAHASGHANMEEIFDIVRRIGPKVVVPVHTEHANMFRKCGRAVECPIARKRISLS
- a CDS encoding trimethylamine methyltransferase family protein, translating into MLSSIVIASCVTKAPKIIYGSVSCPLDMRTSMAATGSPEFSLIGVGAVQLAKYYRLPSNMGVQSDSKAVDEQAAYEKAFAALAAASAGADFSDLFIGSTEAFNSFSPVQSVIDDEIASNALRFAEGIEVNEDTLSVDVIAKVGPMGNYLKQMDTMVKFRKEHLMPKLSDRWTRTKWDEMGSKDAKKRAKERMMELLNTHHPEPLETEVRKNIDSLVREYSKSFGTDDLERRRN